From a region of the Arachis ipaensis cultivar K30076 chromosome B09, Araip1.1, whole genome shotgun sequence genome:
- the LOC107618289 gene encoding actin-related protein 4, which yields MYGGDEVSAIVIDLGSHTCKAGYAGEDAPKAVFPSVVGAIDQMDIDEAENGEKNSESTADAKNNDKPKGKRKLYVGSQSLGYRRDHMEVVSPLKDGIVADWDIVDNIWDHAFRECLLIDPKEHPMLLAEPSSNTQQQRERAAELMFEKYKAPALFLAKNAVLTSFASGRATSLVVDCGGGSTTVAPVHDGYVLQKAVATSPIGGEFLTDCLMKSLESKGIVIKPRYSFRRKEIRPGEFQTVDIDFPNTTESYKLYSQRVIASDIKECVCRAPDTPYDDSAYSNIPMTPYELPDGQTIEIGSDRFKIPDVLFNPSLVQTIPGMESFAEVAPSVRGLPQMVIESINKCDVDIRRELFSSILLAGGTASMQQLKERLEKDLLEESPQAARVKVLASGNATERRFSVWIGGSILASLGSFQQMWFSKSEYEEHGASYIQRKCP from the exons ATGTATGGTGGTG ATGAAGTGTCTGCAATAGTAATTGACTTGGGCTCACACACATGTAAAGCTGGTTATGCTGGTGAAGATGCTCCCAAGGCTGTGTTTCCCTCT GTTGTGGGGGCAATTGATCAAATGGATATTGATGAAGCTGAGAATGGCGAAAAGAACTCCGAGTCTACTGCGGACGCCAAGAACAATGACAAACCCAAGGGAAAGCGAAAGTTGTATGTGGGATCTCAGTCCTTGGGGTACCGCAGAGACCATATGGAG GTCGTGTCTCCGTTAAAGGATGGGATTGTTGCAGACTGGGACATTGTTGACAACATATGGGATCATGCCTTCAG GGAGTGCCTCTTGATTGATCCTAAAGAGCATCCAATGCTACTTGCAGAACCTTCTTCTAACACTCAACAGCAGAGAGAAAG GGCCGCAGAGCTTATGTTTGAGAAGTACAAAGCACCTGCATTGTTTTTGGCAAAGAATGCT GTTTTGACATCTTTTGCATCAGGGCGTGCTACGTCATTGGTTGTTGATTG TGGTGGAGGATCAACTACAGTTGCACCGGTACATGATGGCTATGTTCTTCAAAAG GCTGTGGCGACCTCTCCTATTGGAGGAGAATTTCTTACAGACTGCTTGATGAAAAGCTTGGAAAGCAAGGGTATCGTG ATAAAACCACGGTATTCTTTTAGGAGAAAGGAAATACGCCCTGGAGAGTTTCAG ACTGTAGATATTGATTTTCCAAATACAACTGAAAGCTACAAACTCTACTCTCAG AGAGTGATTGCAAGTGATATCAAAGAATGTGTATGCCGTGCTCCAGATACTCCATATGATG ATAGTGCATATTCAAACATTCCGATGACCCCATATGAGCTCCCTGATGGCCA GACAATTGAAATTGGATCTGATAGATTCAAGATTCCAGATGTTCTTTTCAATCCATCCCTAGTTCAG ACAATTCCTGGCATGGAGAGCTTTGCAGAAGTTGCTCCTTCCGTTCGTGGCCTACCCCAAATG GTTATAGAAAGCATTAACAAATGTGATGTAGACATTCGAAGAGAGTTATTTAGTAGCATACTG CTTGCTGGTGGCACAGCTTCAATGCAACAACTGAAGGAACGCCTTGAGAAGGATTTACTAGAg GAATCCCCTCAAGCTGCTAGAGTAAAAGTATTAGCGAGTGGAAACGCTACTGAAAGAAGGTTTAG TGTTTGGATAGGGGGTAGCATATTGGCTTCTCTTGGCTCCTTCCAGCAAATGTGGTTCTCCAAGTCCGA GTATGAAGAGCATGGAGCTTCATATATCCAAAGGAAGTGTCCTTAA
- the LOC107619717 gene encoding GDSL esterase/lipase At4g10955 — protein sequence METTNQVSKEEEAEEQRKDLVVSKEEEEEEEVEEEAHPYSFHVSGPRNLSTLNWRDLIYSTWKDSNYKRTVIACFIQAVYLLELDRQEKRTQETALAPNWWIPFKYKLTQTLIDERDGSIFGAVLEWDRAAAMADLVLMRPSGAPRAVLALRGTLLKSPTMRRDIEDDLRFFAWESLKGSCRFKLALEVLKSASNSFGGSNVCVAGHSLGAGFALQVGKALAKEGIYVETHLFNPPSVSLAMSLRNIGEKAESAWKKLKSMLPYSGQESRAGEEGDTNKNLGLKSWIPRLSSFKNSGFGVGKWVPHLYVNNSDYICCSYNDPGGDGGVNKENVAPPGNGPVAAKLFVVTKERQKFHEAHGLEQWWSSDAELQQAIHSSKLISRQLRSLYSGSGTSSQVTTQGKS from the exons ATGGAAACAACGAACCAAGTaagcaaagaagaagaagctgaaGAACAAAGGAAAGACTTGGTTGTGtctaaggaagaagaagaagaagaagaagtagaagaagaagcgcaCCCGTATTCCTTTCATGTCTCTGGACCAAGGAATTTGTCTACCCTTAATTGGAGAGATCTCATCTATTCAACTTG GAAGGATTCAAATTACAAAAGAACAGTGATTGCATGCTTTATACAAGCAGTTTACTTGCTTGAACTTGATAGGCAAGAAAAAAGAACACAAGAGACTGCACTAGCACCTAATTGGTGGATCCCCTTCAAGTACAAGCTCACACAAACTCTCATCGACGAAAGGGACGGATCCATTTTCGGGGCAGTACTCGAATGGGACCGGGCGGCAGCTATGGCCGACTTGGTCTTAATGAGGCCTAGTGGTGCGCCGCGAGCTGTTCTAGCACTCAGAGGAACACTACTCAAATCACCCACAATGCGAAGAGACATCGAAGATGACCTTAGATTCTTTGCCTGGGAAAGTTTGAAAGGCTCTTGCAGGTTTAAATTGGCATTGGAGGTACTAAAATCGGCTTCGAATTCCTTCGGAGGAAGCAATGTTTGTGTGGCAGGGCATTCATTGGGTGCTGGTTTCGCTCTTCAAGTTGGAAAAGCATTAGCCAAAGAAGGAATCTATGTTGAGACACATTTGTTCAATCCACCTTCGGTTTCTCTAGCAATGAGTTTAAGAAACATTGGAGAAAAAGCAGAGTCTGCTTGGAAGAAACTGAaatccatgcttccttatagtggcCAGGAATCTCGAGCCGGCGAGGAAGGAGATACCAACAAGAATCTAGGATTAAAGAGTTGGATACCGAGGCTATCAAGCTTCAAGAACTCCGGTTTTGGAGTGGGCAAATGGGTTCCTCATTTGTATGTAAACAATAGTGACTACATTTGTTGTTCTTATAATGATCCGGGTGGTGATGGTGGAGTTAATAAGGAGAATGTTGCACCGCCGGGGAATGGCCCGGTCGCGGCGAAGCTGTTTGTTGTTACTAAGGAGAGGCAGAAGTTCCATGAAGCTCATGGATTGGAGCAATGGTGGTCAAGTGATGCAGAACTTCAGCAGGCTATTCATAGTAGCAAACTGATAAGTAGACAGTTAAGATCTTTGTATAGTGGGAGTGGTACTTCTTCTCAAGTAACAACACAAGGAAAGTCTTAG